The following is a genomic window from Aphis gossypii isolate Hap1 chromosome X, ASM2018417v2, whole genome shotgun sequence.
ATTTTAAAAagctactatataatacaaattatcaaaataatcacaacctaccgtaaaaaataaaaaaaaacataagaagACATAATGTAATGTAAGACTCGGAGTTCAAAAACCAAGTTTGGaataaattgaacattttgtaaatacatgaataaattataatatacctggcGAGAATAACATCAAATCAGCATTTTTAAAGCTGAAAGGGACAAatctcttaaataatatatagtcccTAATTGCAGAAGTGAACTAATTGAGAACCTAAGAAACTTAGTTAAATCAACTTAGTTTCTTTAGTTAGCTCAAACTTGTTTATTGTGCtaagtaaatgtttatatacaattatttgtacaGGGTATTGTTGATTAGTatcttttaaacattaaattagaatgtttaatgtatagttttgatgtgcataaaaaaatggttatagatttaaatatttttgtattattaagcaTCTGAacgatttgtaaattattttatttattaaaaaatactgataaCTATAgacattcatattataatattataattttttatttattaagagatataatatattttataaattacaaaaaaaataatttatttttaaatgttaccaAAATCAATATAGTATCATTAggttctttattatattatgatatatacaatatatgggAACGcggattatattattcagaaaTTATTGACTtgactgtttttaatttaacaaccctactattaaagtatatgATATGATCAGCTATTAAATTAACTGAGGGTACATAAGTAAAcacaaattaatcatatttaattttagatagaAAAGAGGAACAGCTCACAGCTGGGTGATTCCAGTACAATTCATAATAGCAAAACAGTAATTGAGGAAAAAAACCGTTGAGTAGCACCTATCAACACTCACCATAAAACAAGGAAACCCTGAACCCATCACAGTGGAAAAAAGGATTGAAGCGATgaacagaatattatttcattttttgatacataatCCGTAACATAAACCTAACATGTCCTTTTAGGTTTTGGTAAATGTAGGGCATCGCACCAGTACTTTTCCCAACTCTCAGAGTTTAATTActaccttattattattacgtatatttaggtcaacatttaaaaaaactccttatattgtatatattatagtaaagcaatattatgatataaaaacacaGGAATCCCAATAAGTACCAACAGCACTTACCGAGAGACTCGGGAACTACCGCAGTAACAACTAAAGCAGTAACTACGCATAAACTATCAAATTGAACCTAAAATTGAATGAAGAATAAGGGAAGGGACAAGacagtttttaataacttattgggACATTAGGAACAAAAATTAATCGTATCCCGTTTTAggtaatcaaaataaacagCTTGATAAATCTAGCACAATGTCAATAGCAACAAAGCAGATACAAAAGAAATAACAAATCTAGCAATCCAAAAGTACAAGAGCCAAAACACAAGGAAACCAAGAGTGGAAAACAGGATCCAGACAACCagcagaaaattattataatattattcttttagtaCAAAACCCATAACATTAGCTCtaaccattttaaaaattattttatacgtaatatatccCAATAAGATTTAGGTAAAAATTCCAAACCAAATTtcataacacaataattatttatggaaaatagtacctatcgatttttattattattttaagattgtaatatcacaaaatatatttctattttcaagattaataattataattatactgtgtataatttaaatattcaataagtatAGGTGTAAAACGATAaactacacatttttaaatgtcataCACGCAGATATTTGTAGATGTCTACGATCTTTATAGACACGACCTAGCCATTGGAACTTTTACGTTTGGAACTATTAAGTTGAatttattctgatttttgattcgaattaaaataagttaaaaactgagatttgattttgttttggtTGGATGGAATAGTTGACTAAAGATGAAAAAGCTActgtgtatataaatgtaaatgaaaCTATATGAAACTATTCCGTGTATATActgactatattttatgaaaggtttattttaaaaattaaatttgattaaaacttaactttaatacacaatatttgttatacaagaatcagttattacatttattataataattgatgatgaaatcaaaatttttaaaatcttaagacCCATTGATGCACGACATTGTAGACTACAACATACGTTTATCAcatcgtttttaatttgtagcgAGCAAATTGTAcacgtatttatttaaatttaaattaatcgtaaatataacattaattaatttgtaaacattattaCTCAATTTGTTTTAGctgagtttaaatatttacttgccACAAGATTATGTGtgattaatactatatatctGCTATTGAGGTTTAGACATGCATATCCAATTATTTTAGAGATTTTTTGGTTTAACATATTGTGAGAAGAGTTTTGTATttggaaatgtattatttgctCTCCTTGCCATGACAATCTTGATGTATCATAAATGttaccaaaataaatagtgttcttataaatgttttatttaatatttaccctTGGGttgaacatacatttttattttttatattatgttgttttaagtagataatattCAGTGAACTAAAATGTATGGATTCAGgcagttttacatttttattttttaccaaatcCGTGTACGCATTTCATAGTCtgctcaaaattaatttattacaattgaaaaataatccgatggtgtttataaataaaatacaacacttcTATATTAACAACAACctcgttttaatatttaaatataatgtatagattgAAATTGGAAcagttgatataataatatagagataaattagttaagttttaattgtaaaataattaaataaatacaatgctTATTATTTGCCTATTTATTAAGAACTTTGCTAAGTGACGGAGCAGATAATTTAACACCGTTTGGTATATTTCTAGCAATATCCTGTAGATTGACGCTCTTCATTAGGTTTTTTTCTCTGGTAGTGGATGTTttgtcttttaaaaaaagattcaaaCATGTTTTTGACGCTTTACCTCTCTTGGTGTTTCCTggtgttaattttaacttgaatctaataaaaaaacacggctttagtttaatttcaaaacaattataataaaataaattacttataatttgtgaGAGCAGAGTAAGGTGCTACTACTGGTACAGCAAAGAGTAATTCATCTTCAGGATATGGTAAACCAGTTAATGAATCCAACATTTGGGTCTCAGTTAGATCTGTTATTTTATCTGTTTCATCATCTTCAGAGTTTTCATTTTCTTCAGACTTTTGTATTGGTTCTTTTCTAGTTTCATTTTGAGTTGTATCATTTGGTGCTTCTAGAAGCATTGGCAAGGGCttaatgaatatttgtttatttcctgtagacttatttttttcagtagactttttattctttttatctTTCTTATCTTTCTTTTTTGCTCGTTTCAGTTTTTTGTCTTCATTCATTGATGACTAGAATAGAACACACacgcttaaattatttatgtatagttaaaaatctacaaaattatatttttaaaaataaaataaaaataataattattaaattattaataatacaaaacatcaTGCAAGCaagtataactttaaataatatagaggaatagaaaatatgtaggccaatcaatattaataaccaaTCTAACTAAAACAACTACACTTGGacatataagttttaatttggtataattagttgtgttttatttattaaaaaagaggttaattaaattttcacataaaatatgtaatttaaacaataaataatgattttggttatttttttataattcaaaaaagtattatttgtaaaaacttgaaactttttgttactaagtatttattactatttgttatttacaataaaattcaaaatatttgtacatattttatcatatgaaataatattacaataatcactataatattataatataatatgagttacAATTGACCTATTCAGTATTGAGGTACAATTAAcactcaatataaattaagttgtctgatttgttttgatttactTTTACTACTGTCTATAAAACTAACCCAATGACATtctcatacattttatgaaaacaagtgagtatgaattaaattaaagcataactaaagttaaatactatagtattacTTCACACTTGCTTGAgaataaaagtataacaaatattgaaacacCCTATACTCACTCCAATGTTGGGTTTCGATTCGAGGAGTAGgacatttatatgatattctcCTTTTCTCCATTTCACATTAAGTGCTTTTACTGTACCAAACAGGCCCAATCTTGAGCATTTCACTTATTGTTACACTTCTATTTCCCAAAATGTCAATTTgagtaagttataatatatggtagtGTAACCATAACATaagtttaatttcaaaaattgttaaataaaaaaataaaggataaaaaataaaaaaatattaataatgaaacatgaaatataacaGCTCATTTTAGTCTTACTGATTATTTCTAAGCtccttataatattgttattaaatattagttttcttAGTTTATagctaagtatataataatattatcttgaaATATGACTAGAGGCTAATAATCAATGAAATAAACtagtattaaatgttaaaggCAATTGTGCAACATTAATCTATTAGCAAACCTAAATCCTTCTATCtaggatttatattatttttcataacaggtatattaagtatacttatgatttttaatatttattacatgtaGTAATTTAATTCTCATTTCTCTTTCATCTTCATCTTGGtctttgtatttttctttgattttttttaattttccccGTTGACCACGTTTCAGGATTAGAGGTTTCactgtttcattttttttatctgtaatttaaatatttaacaactaattataaaaaatataaaggaaaattatgaatatttgtattatatttatctatttattttatatatttttatacaatgataaaaatccaaattatttaaataaacagaaTTAACAGTAGAGGGTCAATTATccatactaattataaatggGTGAGGTGAAGAGGActgataatgttaaaaataccaaaaatatgaatttaaatatttttgttaaaataaaattaatgtacgtATGTATGGTATATAAgtctaaatgtataatatattaaaagataaagtagaatatttattaggaaaagtaatttttttaatatatatatataacgtgtttatttaaaataatattgaatttcataatatgaaaaacataactagaatctaaaaataaattagtgcgAACATTTTGTTAATTCTTAGATAACTACGAATTAGAATACGTGGATAATTGTTactatacagttattatttattaaaaaattcaagttaattttttttcttttcacaaAGTCTTACCTAAATCATTTACTTCATTCAActcatcatcattatcatcatcactATCTGAAGATACAGGATCAGATTTTTCAACACATTCAGCAGTATCATTACAGTTTGGAATACGCATTACATCTATAACACtgataaataaaaccataaatttaaataaacttaaaatatgataaatatataagtcatatgtataacaaaagtgtgatagatattttaatagattttatgtCAATATAAAAGTAACATTCATATTAAAGTTTGAAGATAAATGATACCTTTGCgaacttaaagaaaaatattaaataatataaaataattaattgttcggttttaagttgaataacagttatacaatgaaaataattaaagtggttttatattattgattttttttttataattttaaaagatatttaatttttttttaaagtgagtGTGTAGGTAATtgctctgctgtatagtaggtattgaATGTACTCAATATTGAAtaagttgttataataaataagttaaattttaattcaataataaactatttatattatcgcaATTTTCTAGTTCACTTACATCCAATTCACAGATATTCTAAATCAAATCACTTTAATGAATGTGTGAATGTGCATTTTCATTCTATTAGAATATTTcattgttgtataaaatataatataaggtacacattaaaaatttcaaaatattgtaacaatggcagaaataatcaaaataatgacaaaattagttaaatatttaaataaaaatcacattaaaagTGTGCGAATATTCGAAATCTCaaacattaaatcattaatagaGGACACTACATCTGCATGTGTTGTTTACATCTTGTATATACATGACGTAGTGAATTTTCGATCAGTGGAATCAATTTTATGCTGTaagctttaatatattttttttttatactgaacTCTACTGTGAAGATTCATGTGGGAGCCCAGGAGTTctacaattaatacattatacatttaagcaattaacaaaatataaaaatagaagttataacaaataacaaatacattattaaacagtttaaacagcaaataattaaaactaaaaatacagatataataagtatattagagtaaatttacttataatcaaACTTAAAGGTTACTAAACTactaatagatataaatataatataaaattaataatataatattatataatagatatataaataaatagtattatttaggaATCTCATAAgattttattggtattttaatttttaagtgagttatagttatgtaaaatattaaaactttaaaatgcttGGCActcacataaaaattaaaatatcaataacagCCTAAGAGATgccctagataatattatcacctttaagtttgataataggtaaatttaatctgatattaaagctaacagcATAAAATTGATTCCACTGAACAACAATTTACTATGTTGTGTGTATGAAAGACAGAAACAATATGTGTGGGTGTAGTATTCTCTTAGATATAATCATAAGTCAATGACATATAACTAAGAAATGAATAGTACACAAGTGCGTCTGTGCaactataatgaattattctgaaataaaaataaattaatgcaataataaatgataaaaataaattatatattagttttttaaatttattgttattttatattttgacgtATATCcggaattatttaaaacatcaaatgaaaatataaattacaatataagttATCTTACAACTTTACTTTTAATACATGAATTTGCCCTAgaatatgttttgaatttctgatatattataatatagaaatactaAACAAGTAACTgagtattcaaatattgtatGATGTTTATCATtactacacatatatattataatgaagaaataagtaaattaaaaaattatgttattacttttttgatGTTTCATCATAAGATCTTGATTCTTTTTCTTCatcattttcttctttttcagaatgtttattatttgttttgatttctAGATTTTTGTCATCATCATTAACATTATCactatcatcatttttttctttgtcttgcaattcaatatttttctctagatctatataataatcaaataaatactttttaaaaatgtaattaaaaatttatgataaatagtgaattaattaataatttattttaatattataaatgttgtaataaGCAGTACCTTCATCACTTTCATTTTCACTtggtatattttcaaattcatcattattttcagCAATGTTATTTATGCCTTCATATTCAATACCCTTAACTTTACGTTCATTTGCATGTCTAaactcatattttttcataactataatgattttttatgtcacatgaatatattttataatatttacctagaTATTGAACTATCTTCAAGTTTAAACAGAAAGCTTAAACCTAATATAAGATGAGTTGCtggtaaatagttttttttaccacGTATCATAAAGCTACCAGAAGTCAAATATTCTCCAGTAGGTGCAGTTTTAGATACCTGTTCAGGTTTCACCCAAAAtgcattttgtatattaattttcatggaCCAAGAAACACTGtaattaaagaaaacatttttttagttaaacaaagatttgtatattataaataattataagaatatcaaATAGAAACAagtaatttaagatttaattatttatattaaaatttaatagataacattttaaaataaattagttccaaaatagaaaaatagaaaattcaaaaaaaaacttgtgaattacaaagaaaaataatagtaattttggCTTAACATGAAAAATCACTagtaaaaaaaggtaaaattttAGCGAAtcacatttaaaatcatttatttactaaCATGTTATTTTCAACCATCCTACCAAATCATtagttaatatgttttatagtttattaaataaattctgtGTAACCTGTGAATTTTAAAGGAGGGAATGAAAGtgctatacataaaaatgttattattaattggtttCTTATTAACagttaatgtatatactagCTGATCCAGTGCAATAAAAGATAAGTATGACTGGAAGTGGTAAAAACTCACGGCTTTGGTTTATGGTTGCGTAACGAAAGGAGATAAAATGATGCATGAATGTTTTTTACCAAATACCAATGATGTTATAGCGATCCTagtgaatttatataataactaacaaaaatattattataatagtagcaGTATTATAATCGCGGCCACAGCTTTAGATTAGCCGTGATCTATATTATCAAGTTAACTTATAGATGGTGTTACAAAATCGTAGGTAAAATCAGTTGGTTTTTGGAGAACATTTGTAACACACAAACGTCctatagaatttaatacaCCGTACTGCAACCATCCATCTTAAGCTGTggtaaaaactatttagaaaaataatttaagtaactgaattttatcatataaataatcaacacTAACCTAAATGTCAAAGAAGTTAGTAATAAAGTTAGTAATAAAAAGtagttattttagtaaattcaaGTCATTAGTGAACTTtagttaatagtatttaataaaactcatgatattttagatgaaatttttttttttttattattattaacatttattctattagtgagataaaaaatatgaattatttttcttgtcttgataaaaaaaaaaaagagaatatgtttttatacaatgtGGTAATgctaaatcaacattttataaactctGTTCATGACATTTCTGCttagttgaaaaattattatgttctataaaattatttaatttgtttattaaaataccattattttactatattctacgtaaatatactaacattattataaaattgagacttttagttattttgaaaaatattttatcacctGTATGAAATTGCCATAACAGCGGCTTCATTAAGTGTAGCAGGGGGGACAATTTGATTTGTTGGATTCTTAATTATCACAGTTGTAGCTCCACTAAACCCAGCATGCACATAAATATCTGATGGTTTCATGTATCGTTTTACAATAACTTCATTTTGATGAGCATCACGTCCAGcaatgactaaaaataaaaagtaaataagtattgcaaataaaaaaaacatttacattttatttttatggattttgaataataaactgCTATTTTATatgctattaaaaaatcacatttataggtatatcattaggtataagtaaattaagtataatacaagacaagtataattataaaatatatctaaatataactGGATTCTTTGTCCATAAAGGACATTGtcacttattataaatcttcTTTCTttacaataagttattattattgttattaaatggtGATTgggaatattaaaaacaaaaaataagcttaaacaaataattcacTCAATcgaagttataaaattacagaGTACAGAGTTGTTAAGAATATGTGACTGCTtacataatgatttatattttataataaatatttcatacatcatattaataaaatattaaatagtagtcataatttctatatttgtGAGACTTAAAAATCTGGTAGGCATCAAATATTAGTTGTTGTAAGGGTGTGTAATTAAGTTAAGTTAGAGTGAGTTCATGAATTGTATAGgacatttataaacattgacaaggtatacattataatattgaaaatgtcaaGGTAAAATACACGAACTTGTGATGTTAGATGTTAcagacaaaataaatagacaaatagagattaaaaatagaaaatcaaGTACTAAGATGTAGGAaccaattattgaattatttaggtactttttagctaatatatttatcacatactacatactaataaaaaataaagtataaattacagtAATTATGTATCTTCACATAATAGTAGAGAGTTTAGTATGTTTTACAAATTCATAAAagagaattaataaaatatttaaattatattagtttataatataacagacaCATGAGTGGTTTGGCGAGGTATAActaactgtttaaaataatgatatgaataaaatatataattaaacattataaaactcAGAAACTTAATTATCATAGAGAACATTTTAAGTGATTTGAGTGAAAAAAAGTGATGACTCCATATTCGATACTTTGTACACAAATtagcattaaataattattattcatatggcacattactattaattattgaattataactagtaattattattggttgttatttatgtgtttagataaattaaaaataaaataaattatgaacatttttaattcttgataattttatcaaacaatcaTATCATTAAAGTAGTATAGcttaagaattaaataacattttacccAAATAATTTTCAGAAGATATAAACCAATAAAACTTTTCAAACCAATATGTTTTGCGaactttatttatagaagCAACAACTTGCATGTCTTTCAaagtttgtttagtttttttttcagccaTTTTTAATACTGTGCTTGAAGAGTCAATAGTTTTTTGCTCTTTAATAGCTGATTGTTTTTTAGATCcataatacctaaaatattaaaaaaaatttacataaatacatgtttattataaaataaaattataattttctttataccTTTGAGCATTTCCAAAAGCAGACTGGCCTAAAtctatatcaattaatttactgttattttcattttggtTTTCTTCTTTATACGGAtcactgaataataataacaataataaaaaaaaacaaaaatataagaaaatagtattaaaaatttaagtaaattattttaggaaTAACTTACAAAAGTTGAAGTGTAATGTGATTCACAtccaatttcaaattattaactatcgCATATGTACATCCACCatcttcaaaatttaattgtctAATCATATCCCAAATCTCATCCCAATGAAGTTGTTTTGCTACTGCTTGCCTTACAAACTTTATAGTATTGTCAACAAGATCCAAATTATGCGTTATTAATTCAGCCTTAAATTTGTGTTCATCTTGGGCATCTTGTAGTTTTTTAAGTCGTTCTTCATGgtctttaacaatattttgtagtttttttactGCTCCTTTTtcctttaaaaagtattatttaaactggtaattaattataacattattttaaatgtaaaggaagaattatgtattacaatagtttgaaataaaccaatcttactaatattaaaatggtattggatggtttttttttaattttagaatcatgaatgaattaatgaatgtagtgattttacaatgtgtttctttttatgttttttttcactgTTAGGAGCCATGAAAAtgctttgatttttaatattcaggATAGTTTCTGATTTTTAGTTGGAggtcttttattaatttataactatattataaatttataaatatgtatacttattttaaacttttaacttaataattttcattaatattagtatttattttttctgataaGATTTCATACAATGACTAAAActaggttataaaataattcataaatagttttcattaaataaaaaagctcattttctatcaaaaaaaaaaaaacaaatcagaaAAATACACAGTACAGACAAATGATATACACttgtttaactttttaaaatataatatctaagttGAAATAcaatcttatttaaatatactaacttGTTGCATACACTTAACATCATATTTCTGGctttctaaatttgaataaaattcatcTACTGCTTCATTGAAACTTTCATAAGTTTTTGAAGGTAAATTCCGATGCTGAGCAAACAAAAAAGGATGATATTCTTGATTGATACACAGTTCTTTCATAGTACCATCAGGCAACAATTGTCgatcaattttttgaattataaacccctaaaacataataattttaaagctataaataaaataaaacctcaTATTTCTAAATGTCTGATAATATAGTTTGTTTGTATACACCTGCATTTTatacagataaataaaaaaattatatcttagtttcattaatagaaaattgtaataaactacaatttaatctaaataataattaataatacaataatatatagaagaaTCTGCTAAATTGGGATACATTATgcagataaattttaaatcacaatatcacagtataaataataaaaaaaaaaaacattatattaaagtttaagatttaggtattgtattttttctagAGATATCATATTTACAAAGCATAAAAATGTAACCTTTAATAGAACCTTAAATAGTTGTTTAGCCATAAACTATAGTCAtttcatgatattttatacttatgtgACTAAATCTCTCTTATctgattaattttagaatagaGTTAATGAAT
Proteins encoded in this region:
- the LOC114124111 gene encoding ribosome quality control complex subunit NEMF homolog — encoded protein: MKTRFSTLDIMCVVNEIQKYKGMRLQRVYDIDHKTYLFKFQLNSEKCVLLLESGVRLHVTNYEWTKNEAPSSFSMKLRKHLSNKRLEKLTQMGFDRIIDLQFGVGEAAYHVILELYDKGNIILADKDYIMINILRPHTEDEKQKFFVKEVYPNSRPKNRLNPPTEDSLIQILKTAKLSTNLKKFIFSNFPNCLDYGNSLLEHMLISGGFSTNTKIGVEFNIDTDIHKLMNCFLIAEKFLDNITTLKEGFIIQKIDRQLLPDGTMKELCINQEYHPFLFAQHRNLPSKTYESFNEAVDEFYSNLESQKYDVKCMQQEKGAVKKLQNIVKDHEERLKKLQDAQDEHKFKAELITHNLDLVDNTIKFVRQAVAKQLHWDEIWDMIRQLNFEDGGCTYAIVNNLKLDVNHITLQLFDPYKEENQNENNSKLIDIDLGQSAFGNAQRYYGSKKQSAIKEQKTIDSSSTVLKMAEKKTKQTLKDMQVVASINKVRKTYWFEKFYWFISSENYLVIAGRDAHQNEVIVKRYMKPSDIYVHAGFSGATTVIIKNPTNQIVPPATLNEAAVMAISYSVSWSMKINIQNAFWVKPEQVSKTAPTGEYLTSGSFMIRGKKNYLPATHLILGLSFLFKLEDSSISRHANERKVKGIEYEGINNIAENNDEFENIPSENESDEDLEKNIELQDKEKNDDSDNVNDDDKNLEIKTNNKHSEKEENDEEKESRSYDETSKNVIDVMRIPNCNDTAECVEKSDPVSSDSDDDNDDELNEVNDLDKKNETVKPLILKRGQRGKLKKIKEKYKDQDEDEREMRIKLLHSSMNEDKKLKRAKKKDKKDKKNKKSTEKNKSTGNKQIFIKPLPMLLEAPNDTTQNETRKEPIQKSEENENSEDDETDKITDLTETQMLDSLTGLPYPEDELLFAVPVVAPYSALTNYKFKLKLTPGNTKRGKASKTCLNLFLKDKTSTTREKNLMKSVNLQDIARNIPNGVKLSAPSLSKVLNK